One Keratinibaculum paraultunense genomic window carries:
- a CDS encoding AI-2E family transporter has protein sequence MNIIHSDALTKLLMLLTCILVILIIYYLIQIGNNHVDKEKEIHINKKIIFPLLIIILFIYLLYIFIKKYDFLSDIIFTILISLIFAYLLNPLVNYFEKHNIKRSWGIFIIYGIIVGIILIFSFLVIPKTVKELKRLISVLPIYFERISYILNELYINIDNISSVFNGIEEIFIDSINNIQNVIVTSINKFIEGIVSTFSKIISLILIPILTFYFIKDNEYFKNKIYLTIPKKYRKKTEALFCEINLVLSQFVRGRLLLAMYVGLVTTIMLLILKVDFAVIIGVITGVADIIPYIGPFLGFLPAVFFALLDSPIKALWVGILFILIQWVENNILAPKIIGESTGIHPITILLALIIGGGMFGVIGMIFSIPIIAIWNILFDFIIENVKKPNNIK, from the coding sequence ATGAATATAATACATTCGGACGCTTTAACAAAGCTTTTAATGCTTTTAACTTGTATATTAGTAATTTTAATTATTTATTATTTAATACAAATTGGTAATAATCATGTAGATAAGGAAAAAGAAATTCATATTAATAAAAAAATCATATTTCCATTATTAATTATCATATTATTTATATATTTATTATATATATTTATAAAAAAGTACGATTTTCTGTCAGATATCATATTTACTATATTGATATCTTTAATATTTGCTTATTTATTAAATCCTTTAGTAAATTACTTTGAAAAACATAATATAAAAAGAAGTTGGGGAATTTTTATTATATATGGAATTATAGTTGGTATTATATTAATATTTTCCTTTTTAGTAATACCAAAAACAGTCAAAGAATTAAAAAGATTAATATCTGTACTTCCTATATATTTTGAACGTATTTCTTATATTTTAAATGAATTATATATAAATATAGATAATATATCATCTGTATTTAATGGGATAGAGGAAATATTTATAGACAGTATAAATAATATTCAAAATGTGATAGTAACTAGTATTAATAAATTTATTGAAGGAATTGTGTCCACTTTTTCGAAGATTATAAGTCTTATATTAATACCTATATTAACCTTTTACTTTATAAAAGATAATGAATATTTTAAAAATAAAATTTATTTAACTATTCCTAAAAAGTATCGGAAAAAAACTGAAGCATTATTTTGTGAAATAAATCTAGTTCTTAGCCAATTTGTAAGAGGAAGATTACTATTAGCTATGTATGTAGGGTTAGTTACAACAATTATGTTATTAATATTAAAAGTGGATTTTGCAGTTATAATAGGTGTTATAACTGGCGTAGCTGACATTATACCATATATCGGACCTTTTTTGGGATTTTTGCCAGCAGTATTTTTTGCTTTACTAGATAGTCCTATTAAAGCTTTATGGGTAGGAATTTTATTTATTTTAATACAATGGGTAGAAAATAATATATTAGCACCTAAAATAATTGGAGAGAGTACAGGAATACATCCTATAACTATTCTTTTAGCATTAATTATAGGTGGAGGAATGTTTGGAGTTATAGGTATGATATTTTCTATTCCAATAATAGCTATATGGAATATATTATTTGATTTTATTATAGAAAATGTAAAAAAACCAAATAACATAAAATAA
- the nifU gene encoding Fe-S cluster assembly scaffold protein NifU: protein MYSEKVMEHFRNPRNVGEIEDADGVGVVGNPKCGDIMKMYLKIEDGIIVDAKFKTFGCGSAIASSSMATEMIKGKTIEEAMKVTNKAVAEALDGLPPIKMHCSVLAEQAIKAALLDYAKKNNIEIDGLEDFDSSDNSHELDDDIE from the coding sequence ATGTATTCAGAAAAAGTAATGGAACATTTTAGAAACCCCAGGAACGTGGGAGAAATAGAAGATGCTGATGGTGTTGGAGTAGTAGGTAATCCAAAATGTGGAGATATAATGAAGATGTATTTAAAAATTGAAGATGGTATTATTGTAGATGCAAAGTTTAAGACTTTCGGTTGTGGTTCTGCTATAGCATCTTCAAGTATGGCAACTGAAATGATAAAAGGTAAAACTATTGAAGAAGCAATGAAAGTGACAAATAAAGCTGTTGCTGAAGCATTAGATGGATTGCCACCTATAAAGATGCATTGTTCTGTATTAGCTGAACAAGCTATTAAGGCAGCTCTTCTTGATTATGCAAAAAAGAACAATATAGAAATAGATGGATTAGAAGATTTTGATTCATCAGATAATTCTCATGAACTTGATGATGATATAGAATAA
- a CDS encoding YtxH domain-containing protein, which translates to MNNNNGFKSGALMGAILGTSVGMFFGARMNPIQKRKITKNIRKARSTLMNGVNSLLR; encoded by the coding sequence ATGAATAATAATAATGGTTTTAAAAGTGGAGCATTAATGGGAGCTATATTAGGTACTTCAGTGGGAATGTTTTTTGGTGCTAGAATGAATCCTATACAAAAAAGAAAGATTACTAAAAATATAAGAAAGGCTAGATCTACATTAATGAATGGTGTAAATTCTCTATTAAGATAG
- a CDS encoding PRC-barrel domain-containing protein, whose translation MIRYKQILICKLIGGEKKEPIGKILDVTYSDDCRRVTYLIVKNDNLINNKIFIPFEDIIFLDEDQILYLKDEKDLEEALEGIVTKELKLLEKEVRTEEGECIGYVKDFIVNKEDGFIEGFIITEGIFEDILRGRNYIPLFKDIKITENCICIPNCIFNILNKNNN comes from the coding sequence GTGATTAGATACAAACAAATATTGATTTGTAAACTCATTGGAGGAGAAAAAAAAGAGCCTATAGGTAAAATATTAGATGTAACATATTCTGATGATTGCAGAAGAGTAACGTATTTAATAGTGAAAAATGATAATTTAATTAATAATAAAATTTTTATTCCTTTTGAAGATATTATTTTTTTAGATGAAGATCAAATACTTTATTTAAAAGATGAAAAAGATTTAGAAGAAGCATTAGAAGGTATAGTGACAAAAGAGTTAAAATTATTAGAAAAAGAAGTAAGAACAGAAGAAGGAGAATGTATTGGATATGTAAAGGATTTTATAGTAAATAAAGAAGATGGTTTTATTGAAGGTTTTATAATTACTGAGGGAATTTTTGAAGACATATTAAGGGGCAGAAACTATATACCTCTCTTTAAAGATATAAAAATAACGGAGAATTGTATTTGTATACCCAATTGTATTTTTAATATTCTTAACAAAAATAACAATTAA